One genomic window of Deltaproteobacteria bacterium includes the following:
- a CDS encoding sigma-54-dependent Fis family transcriptional regulator — MVERDRPTILIVDDEPNIRQGLAEALQDQGYHIEQAASGEEALQRLEDREFHLALVDLVMDGMDGIELLQKVKQRWPRTEVVIITAHGTIETAVRALKEGAYDYLTKPVNVKRFRSYIHNILRSQELEEENRRLREQLRTEQEYSQIIGRSDSLLSVLEMIEQLAPTEVTVLIEGESGTGKELVARALHQRSGRGEQPFISVNCGAIPKEIMGSELFGHERGAFTGATAQKKGRFELAHKGTLFLDEIAEMDLEAQVTLLRILEEGKFRRLGGTREIAVDVRVVAATNKSLTEQCRLGLFREDLYYRLNVARMSLPPLRERREDIPLLSRHFLETFAEKYHKPGIRLSPEVQSRLATYEWPGNIRELRNCLERAVILARGPVIDMELLPERFQEKAAEPSRWTMPVGRSLAEMEREMIRQTLQQTHGHRKETARILGISERDLYYKLKKYKLK; from the coding sequence ATGGTGGAAAGAGACAGACCGACAATACTCATCGTGGATGATGAGCCCAATATCCGGCAGGGGCTTGCCGAGGCCTTGCAAGATCAGGGCTACCACATCGAGCAGGCGGCAAGCGGTGAAGAGGCGCTGCAGCGCCTCGAGGACAGAGAGTTCCATCTGGCCCTGGTTGATCTCGTCATGGACGGCATGGACGGCATCGAGCTCCTGCAGAAAGTCAAGCAGCGTTGGCCCCGAACAGAAGTAGTGATCATTACGGCGCACGGCACCATTGAGACAGCAGTGCGGGCTCTCAAAGAGGGCGCCTATGACTACCTCACCAAGCCGGTGAACGTTAAACGTTTTCGCTCCTATATACACAACATTCTCCGCAGCCAGGAACTGGAAGAGGAGAATAGACGGCTGCGCGAACAGCTGCGCACAGAACAGGAGTACAGTCAAATCATTGGCAGAAGCGACAGTCTGCTGAGCGTTCTAGAGATGATCGAACAGCTGGCGCCCACGGAGGTTACCGTTCTCATAGAGGGCGAGAGTGGCACCGGCAAGGAGCTGGTGGCCAGGGCCCTGCACCAGAGGAGCGGCAGGGGGGAGCAGCCTTTTATTTCGGTAAACTGCGGCGCTATTCCCAAGGAAATTATGGGCAGTGAATTGTTCGGCCACGAGCGCGGCGCCTTCACAGGTGCAACTGCCCAGAAGAAAGGGCGCTTCGAGCTGGCGCACAAGGGCACCCTCTTTCTCGACGAGATTGCCGAGATGGATCTGGAGGCCCAGGTGACCCTGCTGAGAATTCTCGAGGAGGGCAAATTCCGGAGGCTGGGGGGCACCAGAGAAATAGCTGTAGATGTGAGGGTGGTGGCCGCTACCAACAAGAGTCTCACTGAACAGTGCCGTCTGGGTTTGTTCCGGGAGGATCTCTACTATCGACTCAATGTGGCTCGTATGAGCCTGCCGCCCCTCAGAGAACGACGCGAGGATATTCCACTTCTCAGCCGCCATTTTCTGGAGACTTTTGCCGAAAAGTATCACAAGCCGGGGATCCGGCTGTCCCCCGAGGTACAGAGTCGCCTGGCCACCTATGAGTGGCCTGGAAACATCAGAGAGTTGCGCAATTGCCTCGAGCGGGCAGTGATTCTCGCCCGCGGTCCGGTCATAGATATGGAGCTGCTGCCAGAACGGTTTCAGGAGAAGGCTGCTGAGCCCTCGAGGTGGACAATGCCAGTGGGTCGCAGTCTAGCTGAGATGGAAAGGGAGATGATTAGACAAACACTGCAGCAGACCCACGGTCATCGCAAGGAAACGGCCCGCATTCTGGGAATAAGCGAGCGAGACCTGTACTACAAGCTCAAGAAATACAAGCTTAAATGA